One Gloeothece verrucosa PCC 7822 DNA window includes the following coding sequences:
- a CDS encoding DegT/DnrJ/EryC1/StrS family aminotransferase: MNNIPPVDLARQYKLISTETDLAVLEILSSGRYIGGTVVTDFEKQFAHYINVSECVSCNSGTDALYLALRALNIGKGDEVITSPFTFIATAEVINLVGATPVFVDIEPHTFNLDVDQIEAAITSKTKAIIPVHLFGQAVNMTKVMEIAQQYHLFVIEDCAQATGAEWDGKKVGSIGHIGAFSFFPTKNLGACGDGGAVTTNDPEIAATLKMLSEHGSRVRYYHEAIGVNSRLDSLQAAILQVKLRYLDHWNEQRSLVAERYQHLLSPIGKIQLPQALAGGKHVWNQYTIRLPEHQQGEQLYRNQVREQLQQMGVISMVYYPLPLHLQPVYQYLGYQQGQLPRSEQACQEVLSLPMFPDLTFEEQEQVAYSLKDCLS, from the coding sequence GTGAATAATATACCTCCTGTTGATCTGGCACGTCAGTATAAATTAATTAGTACCGAAACCGACTTAGCGGTTCTAGAAATATTAAGTTCTGGTCGTTACATTGGTGGTACTGTTGTCACTGACTTTGAAAAACAATTTGCCCATTATATTAATGTAAGTGAATGTGTCTCTTGTAATTCCGGTACAGATGCTCTTTATCTCGCTTTAAGGGCCTTAAATATCGGCAAGGGAGACGAAGTAATCACGAGTCCTTTTACTTTTATTGCCACTGCCGAGGTCATTAATTTGGTGGGGGCGACTCCTGTATTTGTGGATATTGAGCCGCATACTTTTAATCTGGATGTGGATCAGATTGAAGCCGCTATTACCAGCAAGACAAAAGCCATTATTCCAGTACATCTGTTTGGTCAAGCCGTCAATATGACAAAAGTGATGGAAATTGCCCAACAGTATCATCTATTTGTGATTGAAGATTGCGCCCAAGCAACAGGGGCCGAATGGGACGGAAAAAAAGTCGGTAGCATCGGCCATATCGGGGCTTTTAGCTTCTTTCCCACGAAAAACTTAGGGGCCTGTGGGGATGGTGGGGCGGTGACGACTAATGATCCAGAGATCGCCGCTACCCTGAAAATGCTTTCTGAACATGGCAGCCGAGTACGTTATTATCATGAAGCCATCGGGGTCAATAGTCGTCTTGATAGCCTTCAAGCGGCTATTTTACAAGTTAAACTCCGTTATTTAGATCATTGGAATGAACAACGTTCTCTGGTGGCCGAACGCTATCAACATCTGCTTTCCCCTATCGGAAAGATTCAGTTACCTCAAGCGTTAGCCGGTGGGAAACACGTTTGGAATCAATATACCATTCGCCTACCGGAGCACCAACAAGGTGAACAATTATATAGAAATCAAGTGCGGGAACAATTGCAACAAATGGGGGTAATATCAATGGTTTATTATCCTCTGCCTTTGCATTTGCAACCCGTTTATCAATATTTAGGTTATCAGCAAGGACAATTGCCGCGATCAGAACAAGCTTGTCAGGAAGTATTGTCTTTACCGATGTTTCCTGACCTGACTTTTGAAGAACAAGAGCAAGTCGCTTATTCTTTAAAAGATTGCTTGAGCTAA
- a CDS encoding ABC transporter permease, which produces MHDLVELNPGDLGWALGIMIAAIALSNWQKLKLEGQLLLATGRSLLQLLVVGYVLVAIFALHNPLAVLAILGIMLTIAAVVSRNRIGKKIGGLLPVVWGSLLASNALTLGYVIAFIIQPENWYDPQYIIPLTGMVLGNAMNSASLAGERLASLIIQNRLEVETYLCLGATPTEAISAYRTEAIRVSLIPTINQMMVVGLVSLPGMFTGQVLAGSDPLNAASYQILILFMIAFANLMTAILVTQGVAQGFFNKNAQLTLP; this is translated from the coding sequence GTGCATGATTTAGTCGAACTTAACCCTGGTGACTTGGGATGGGCACTAGGGATCATGATCGCAGCGATCGCGCTCTCGAATTGGCAAAAGCTGAAGTTAGAAGGGCAGTTATTGCTGGCTACCGGGCGCTCTCTGCTACAACTGTTAGTCGTGGGTTATGTGCTGGTGGCGATTTTTGCCTTACATAATCCTCTGGCGGTGTTAGCGATTTTAGGGATTATGTTAACTATTGCTGCGGTGGTTTCCCGTAACCGTATTGGTAAAAAAATTGGGGGGTTGTTGCCGGTGGTTTGGGGTTCGTTATTGGCCAGTAACGCTTTAACACTCGGCTATGTGATCGCGTTTATTATTCAACCGGAGAACTGGTACGACCCCCAATATATTATCCCTTTGACGGGGATGGTTTTGGGAAATGCCATGAATAGCGCTTCTTTGGCGGGGGAAAGGTTGGCGAGTTTAATTATTCAGAACCGTTTAGAAGTGGAAACCTATCTCTGTTTAGGGGCTACGCCAACAGAGGCTATTTCTGCTTATCGAACTGAAGCGATTCGAGTGAGTTTAATTCCGACAATTAATCAAATGATGGTGGTAGGATTAGTCAGTTTACCGGGAATGTTTACCGGACAAGTTTTAGCCGGTAGTGATCCCCTTAATGCGGCTTCTTATCAGATTTTAATTTTGTTTATGATTGCTTTTGCTAATTTGATGACGGCAATTTTGGTGACTCAAGGCGTTGCTCAAGGTTTTTTTAATAAAAATGCTCAATTAACTTTGCCTTGA
- a CDS encoding SpoIID/LytB domain-containing protein: MNIKEDLACLVSLWRLLRPIARKSWLVALFLWVLIIGPAQAATELRIAIKKNISQIKVGSSTPALVKDGAGRTLGEIQEMDAISAVPSGSGVSVSQWRSSQILIEPKDDGFIWIGDRWYRGRVRLMRTGGGVTAINQVGLEQYLYSVVGAEAIPSWSLEALKAQAVAARTYALYTTSTTGNRFYDLDTTTKTQVYKGLETEFLSTHEAVEETKGQVMTYNGQVILAAFHSSSGGHTENVEDVWSYPLPYLRGVVDYDQLAPVFQWTKTYSSGQLSSLIGGVGMIKSMIPEQTTPQGRVVTMKVLGTGGSKRISGSQLRKVLDLRSTLFVVSADNGKFDINGRGFGHGLGLSQWGSQYLAEQGVSYDRILTHYYQNAVLTQMEK; encoded by the coding sequence ATGAATATTAAAGAGGATTTAGCCTGCTTAGTCTCGCTTTGGCGGCTTTTAAGGCCCATAGCTCGAAAATCTTGGTTAGTTGCTCTATTCCTGTGGGTCTTGATCATCGGTCCAGCCCAAGCCGCTACAGAACTACGGATAGCGATCAAAAAGAATATTTCTCAAATTAAAGTAGGAAGCTCGACCCCGGCCCTAGTAAAAGACGGAGCCGGACGAACTTTAGGAGAAATTCAAGAAATGGATGCCATCTCGGCTGTTCCCAGTGGTAGCGGCGTGTCTGTGTCTCAGTGGAGATCGAGCCAAATTTTAATTGAACCCAAAGACGACGGATTTATTTGGATCGGCGATCGCTGGTATCGGGGACGGGTTCGTCTGATGCGTACAGGAGGTGGGGTAACAGCCATTAATCAAGTGGGTTTAGAGCAATATCTTTATAGTGTAGTGGGGGCGGAAGCGATTCCCAGTTGGTCTTTAGAAGCCCTCAAAGCACAGGCAGTAGCAGCGCGAACTTATGCCCTTTATACCACTTCTACCACCGGCAACCGCTTCTACGATTTGGATACCACCACTAAAACCCAAGTGTATAAAGGTCTAGAAACTGAATTTCTCAGTACCCATGAAGCAGTAGAGGAAACCAAAGGCCAGGTAATGACCTATAACGGTCAGGTGATTTTAGCCGCTTTTCACTCTTCTTCTGGCGGTCATACCGAAAACGTGGAAGATGTGTGGAGTTATCCTTTACCCTATTTGCGAGGAGTGGTGGACTATGACCAACTGGCACCGGTATTTCAGTGGACTAAGACTTATAGTAGCGGCCAACTGAGTAGTCTGATCGGTGGTGTTGGGATGATTAAATCGATGATTCCTGAACAAACCACTCCCCAGGGACGAGTGGTTACGATGAAAGTCTTGGGGACTGGCGGATCTAAACGCATTAGTGGTAGCCAGTTACGCAAAGTTCTTGACCTGCGGAGTACCCTTTTTGTGGTGTCTGCTGATAATGGCAAATTTGATATTAATGGTCGAGGATTTGGTCATGGTCTTGGGTTGAGTCAATGGGGAAGTCAATATTTAGCCGAACAAGGGGTTAGTTATGACCGCATTTTGACTCATTATTATCAGAATGCTGTATTGACTCAAATGGAGAAATAA
- the queD gene encoding 6-carboxytetrahydropterin synthase QueD produces MEEWIIYKEFRFEAAHTLPHHDGKCRRLHGHSWVGRVYVKGYELMAEGPKQGMIIDYADVKQYMKPILDNYLDHYYLNETTGLENPTSEAIAKWVYEKLEAAGLPGLYAVEIRETCTSGCTYKKSSYML; encoded by the coding sequence ATGGAAGAATGGATCATTTATAAAGAGTTTCGTTTTGAAGCGGCTCATACCTTACCTCATCATGATGGAAAATGCCGTCGTCTTCATGGACATAGTTGGGTGGGACGAGTTTATGTAAAAGGATATGAACTGATGGCTGAGGGCCCAAAACAAGGCATGATTATAGATTATGCTGATGTTAAACAATATATGAAGCCGATTTTAGATAATTATCTCGATCATTATTATCTTAATGAAACCACCGGTCTAGAAAATCCTACCAGTGAAGCGATCGCTAAGTGGGTTTATGAGAAATTAGAAGCGGCAGGCTTGCCGGGGTTGTATGCTGTGGAGATTCGAGAAACTTGTACTTCTGGATGTACTTATAAAAAATCGTCATATATGTTATAA
- the tyrS gene encoding tyrosine--tRNA ligase → MANPPENLDWLWRGTSEIFPNQPESDNPQENLTQLLAKIDRPLRVKLGIDPTGTEIHLGHSIPFRKLRAFQDAGHTAVVIIGDFTAQIGDPTGKSEVRKQLTAEQVRENAHDYLKQLRPILDFDTPGRLEIRYNSEWLGKLDLSDIIKLLSTMTVGQMLAKEGFAERYEKETPIYLHEFLYPLMQGYDSVAIDADVELGGTDQKFNIAVGRDLQRYFGKKPQFGLLLPIILGTDGVQKMSKSLNNYVGLREDALSMYSKLEKIPDAVIKDYFELLTNLSLQELPSNPRECQKLLATEIVSQYHSVEAAAEAQKAAIALVQGGGTTSTDAVPEYSLSGIEFPAKLFYILSATRLCSSSGEGRRQIQGGAVRLDGERISEVDLTFDSPQQLQGKVLQVGKKKFVRLV, encoded by the coding sequence ATGGCAAACCCACCCGAAAACTTAGATTGGCTATGGCGAGGAACTAGCGAAATTTTCCCGAATCAGCCAGAATCAGATAATCCCCAAGAAAACCTAACTCAACTGTTAGCCAAAATTGATCGCCCTTTACGGGTTAAACTCGGCATTGATCCCACCGGAACCGAGATCCATTTAGGCCATAGTATCCCCTTTCGCAAATTACGGGCTTTTCAAGATGCCGGTCATACCGCCGTCGTCATTATTGGCGATTTTACCGCCCAAATCGGCGATCCCACCGGTAAATCAGAAGTTCGTAAGCAACTGACGGCTGAACAAGTGAGGGAAAATGCCCATGATTATTTAAAACAATTACGTCCTATTTTAGACTTCGATACTCCAGGACGTTTAGAAATTCGCTATAACTCTGAGTGGTTAGGTAAGCTCGATTTATCAGATATTATTAAATTACTCTCCACCATGACAGTAGGGCAAATGCTCGCTAAAGAGGGGTTTGCTGAACGTTATGAGAAAGAAACTCCTATCTATCTTCATGAGTTTCTCTATCCTTTGATGCAAGGTTATGATTCAGTGGCGATTGATGCCGATGTAGAATTAGGCGGCACGGATCAAAAGTTTAATATTGCTGTAGGACGGGATTTACAACGTTATTTTGGCAAAAAACCCCAGTTTGGTTTATTACTGCCGATTATTCTCGGGACGGATGGCGTACAAAAAATGTCCAAATCTCTAAATAATTATGTAGGGCTACGAGAAGATGCCTTATCGATGTATTCTAAATTAGAAAAAATTCCCGATGCCGTCATTAAAGATTATTTTGAATTATTGACTAATTTATCTTTACAAGAACTGCCCTCAAATCCTAGGGAATGTCAAAAATTGTTGGCAACAGAGATAGTTTCTCAATATCATAGTGTTGAAGCCGCCGCAGAAGCTCAAAAAGCTGCTATTGCTCTGGTGCAGGGAGGGGGGACAACTTCAACTGATGCTGTACCCGAATATTCTTTATCTGGGATAGAATTCCCGGCTAAATTATTTTATATTCTTAGTGCGACTCGGTTATGTTCTAGTAGTGGAGAAGGGAGAAGGCAGATTCAAGGGGGGGCTGTTCGTTTAGATGGTGAACGCATTAGCGAAGTCGATTTGACGTTTGATAGTCCTCAACAACTCCAAGGAAAAGTTTTACAGGTAGGTAAAAAGAAATTTGTGCGATTAGTTTAA
- a CDS encoding trifunctional glycosyltransferase/class I SAM-dependent methyltransferase/polysaccharide deacetylase produces MNVSVIIPAYNAVETLEETIKSLQAQTLPHWEAIIIDDGSQDETAALATQLALEDNRLRVITQANSGVSAARNRGIEEAHFDWLLFLDADDWIAPEYLEKMTGALTTDPSLDIIHCGWTFVAPDGTLMGEKYTPDLIDLFPLLSYSSTFIIHSCIVRKALVIAAGGFDRSLAVCEDWDFWQRIARTGSRFGAVKEILAFYRMRPKSLSRNAQQFLTDAMKVLNQGHSADARVLNPAPRYAQGQPQAKLPLFKLSWISWLAGLFIGQQEDARPLLSIVKDDNAPDLGPDVIAKNIFESVLLQNCSRLDQWYILWPKIEKVLLNFLDALESQSQAFKLASQTRKILEILILEKTPILEPVQIGTTYGINLEITEPIADILTSENCDRLYCSLTLEGKKLGNLELPIIEGQVSSWVLKDAIADQFAWPILGKFFEHTVYTPEQVQEHDSLGWTVFLQQLWGKQNWTADNFYDPNFTEGETTVKTLNNAAQLVIEVSQELFDISVLNSFRTPVNIPEIDVLLTVGGVAISNISLPVSENLMTAQALRVALTLESGFELCRVCVREALVGQSLKDSTPLRLRLAKLAQNQVSQGYIYPQSSLSSSELWSRQSVILGRQLGTINSSVSRRVIFPKTLAPELIRMAQVSQIPLMQIPPVGESVTQIIYAPDVIGNTQFLSSTAVNIIANRAKNFYTREHFESLFSSKADPWKYTSSYEQVKYEQTLSLVPKKPIKKALELACAEGHFTVQLAPLVDDLLAADISQVALDRTAERCASFEHIHYQQMDLIKDPLPGQFDLIVCSEVLYYVGSLESLQTVAQKIADALEPGGYFLTAHAHQIIDEPDKPGFDWGLPFGAKTIGETFASIPSLYLAKAIQTPLYRVQLFRRYPSIRLPWQQFKPEMTILEKQPTDLPPQVEARVKWQGGEPSQWGQLETIVTAKLPILMYHRVAPSGSEKMATYRVTPEAFEEQLRYLKDASFYSVSWEQWQLAQWQRRPLPGRGVIITFDDGYLDFFEYAWPLLKKYGFSATVFLVADLIGQSNRWDQAFGEEIPLMGWSEIQQLQAEGVEFGSHSATHQPLTALTHDELIRELARSRTILERGLKTYIRTIAYPWGYFNPIVEHFTGGCGYTFGVTCRSRLSQFNDRLLALPRIEVKGNYTLQEFVNCLK; encoded by the coding sequence ATGAATGTATCAGTCATTATTCCTGCTTACAATGCCGTCGAAACGTTAGAAGAAACGATCAAATCTCTACAAGCGCAAACTTTGCCGCATTGGGAAGCCATTATCATTGATGACGGTTCTCAAGATGAAACAGCAGCACTCGCTACCCAATTAGCCCTAGAAGATAATCGCCTTCGCGTTATTACTCAAGCTAATAGTGGAGTTTCTGCGGCTCGTAATCGTGGCATTGAGGAGGCTCATTTTGACTGGTTACTGTTTCTCGATGCTGATGATTGGATTGCCCCAGAGTATTTAGAGAAAATGACGGGCGCACTCACCACAGATCCGAGTTTAGATATTATTCATTGTGGTTGGACTTTTGTAGCTCCCGATGGCACATTGATGGGAGAAAAATATACTCCCGACTTAATCGATTTATTTCCTCTATTAAGTTATTCTTCTACCTTTATTATTCATTCTTGTATTGTTCGTAAAGCTTTAGTAATTGCAGCAGGAGGATTTGATCGCTCTTTGGCTGTCTGTGAAGATTGGGACTTTTGGCAAAGAATCGCTCGAACAGGAAGTCGTTTTGGAGCAGTAAAAGAAATCTTAGCATTTTATCGAATGCGTCCGAAATCTTTATCGAGAAATGCTCAACAATTTTTGACAGATGCGATGAAAGTCTTAAATCAGGGACATTCGGCTGATGCTCGCGTTTTAAATCCGGCTCCTCGTTACGCTCAAGGACAACCACAAGCCAAACTTCCCTTGTTCAAATTGTCTTGGATTAGTTGGTTAGCAGGTTTATTTATAGGACAACAAGAAGATGCTAGACCGCTTTTAAGTATTGTTAAAGATGACAATGCTCCTGATTTAGGTCCTGATGTAATTGCTAAAAATATTTTTGAGTCGGTTCTTTTACAAAACTGTTCACGCTTGGACCAGTGGTATATCCTTTGGCCAAAAATTGAAAAAGTTCTTTTAAATTTTCTCGACGCTTTAGAAAGTCAATCTCAAGCTTTTAAGTTAGCCAGCCAAACTCGTAAAATTTTAGAAATACTCATTTTAGAAAAAACTCCAATTCTTGAGCCTGTGCAGATTGGGACAACTTATGGCATTAATTTAGAAATCACAGAACCTATTGCCGATATTTTGACTTCAGAAAACTGTGATCGCCTCTACTGTTCGCTTACACTGGAAGGAAAAAAATTAGGAAATTTAGAACTTCCTATTATTGAGGGTCAAGTGAGTTCTTGGGTACTAAAAGATGCCATTGCCGATCAATTTGCTTGGCCAATTTTGGGTAAATTCTTTGAACATACAGTTTATACACCTGAACAAGTCCAAGAACATGATAGCCTAGGTTGGACAGTGTTTTTACAACAACTTTGGGGGAAACAAAATTGGACAGCAGATAACTTTTATGACCCCAATTTCACCGAAGGAGAAACAACGGTAAAAACGTTAAATAATGCGGCACAATTAGTCATTGAAGTTAGTCAAGAATTATTTGATATTTCTGTGCTAAACTCGTTCCGCACCCCAGTCAATATACCGGAAATCGATGTACTTTTAACTGTAGGGGGTGTAGCAATAAGCAATATTTCTCTACCCGTTTCCGAAAATTTAATGACGGCTCAAGCGTTACGAGTAGCCTTAACCTTAGAAAGTGGATTTGAATTGTGCCGAGTTTGTGTGCGAGAAGCGTTAGTTGGGCAATCTTTAAAAGATTCTACTCCATTGCGTTTACGTTTAGCTAAATTGGCTCAAAATCAAGTTTCTCAAGGATACATTTATCCTCAATCGAGTTTAAGTAGCAGTGAACTTTGGTCTCGACAAAGTGTTATCTTAGGTCGTCAATTAGGAACCATTAATAGTAGTGTTTCTCGACGAGTCATATTTCCTAAAACCCTCGCTCCTGAATTGATCAGAATGGCTCAAGTGAGTCAAATACCTCTGATGCAAATTCCCCCAGTAGGTGAATCGGTGACACAAATCATTTATGCTCCTGATGTGATAGGAAATACTCAATTTTTAAGTTCAACTGCTGTTAATATTATTGCCAATCGTGCTAAAAACTTTTACACCCGGGAACATTTTGAAAGCCTATTTTCCAGTAAAGCAGACCCTTGGAAATATACCAGTTCTTACGAACAAGTGAAATATGAACAAACTCTCTCTTTAGTGCCGAAAAAGCCAATTAAAAAAGCCTTAGAGTTAGCTTGTGCAGAAGGACATTTTACGGTTCAGCTTGCGCCCCTTGTGGATGATTTACTGGCGGCTGATATTTCTCAAGTTGCCCTAGATAGAACGGCTGAACGTTGTGCAAGTTTTGAGCATATTCACTATCAACAAATGGACCTTATTAAAGATCCGTTACCTGGGCAATTTGATCTCATTGTTTGTAGTGAAGTTTTATACTATGTTGGAAGTTTAGAAAGCCTGCAAACTGTGGCGCAAAAAATCGCTGATGCCTTAGAACCGGGGGGCTATTTTTTAACAGCACACGCCCATCAAATTATTGATGAACCTGACAAACCGGGGTTTGATTGGGGATTGCCTTTTGGCGCAAAAACCATTGGTGAAACCTTTGCGAGCATCCCATCTTTGTATTTAGCAAAAGCGATTCAAACTCCTCTTTATCGCGTGCAGTTATTCCGCCGTTATCCATCAATTCGTCTGCCTTGGCAGCAATTTAAACCCGAGATGACAATTTTAGAAAAACAACCCACTGACCTACCGCCACAAGTAGAAGCTAGGGTAAAATGGCAAGGGGGAGAACCTTCACAATGGGGTCAGTTAGAAACAATTGTCACTGCAAAATTACCCATCCTTATGTATCATCGAGTTGCCCCTAGTGGTTCAGAAAAAATGGCAACTTATCGAGTTACGCCTGAAGCTTTTGAAGAGCAGTTACGCTATCTTAAAGATGCAAGTTTTTATAGTGTTTCTTGGGAACAATGGCAATTAGCGCAATGGCAACGCCGGCCTTTACCGGGTCGAGGTGTTATCATAACCTTTGATGATGGTTATCTCGACTTTTTTGAATATGCTTGGCCACTGCTCAAAAAGTATGGGTTTAGTGCGACTGTCTTTTTAGTGGCTGATCTCATAGGTCAGTCTAACCGTTGGGATCAAGCTTTTGGCGAAGAAATTCCTTTAATGGGATGGTCAGAAATTCAACAACTACAAGCAGAAGGGGTAGAATTTGGCTCTCATTCGGCTACTCATCAGCCGCTAACTGCTCTAACTCATGACGAGCTAATACGGGAATTAGCCAGATCGCGTACTATTTTAGAACGAGGTTTGAAAACTTATATTCGGACCATTGCCTATCCTTGGGGGTATTTTAACCCGATTGTGGAACATTTTACTGGAGGCTGTGGTTATACTTTTGGTGTAACTTGTCGTTCTCGGTTAAGTCAATTTAACGACCGCTTATTGGCTTTACCTCGAATTGAAGTCAAGGGAAATTATACTTTACAAGAATTTGTTAATTGTTTAAAGTGA
- a CDS encoding CP12 domain-containing protein has translation MKASEIMTKEVVTIRGSATVAQAVTLMKQKGLRTLIVERRHEQDAYGIVTETDIVYKVTAYGEDPKKVRVYEIMSKPCIVINPDLSVEYVARLFANTGIRFAPVIKDSLLGVISVNDILHKSNFVEQPKSLELEDEIEKARANARAVCAEKGASSSECAAAWDVVEELQAELAHQRAKKPQKTYFEEYCQENPEALEARIYDN, from the coding sequence ATGAAAGCATCAGAAATTATGACCAAAGAGGTCGTTACTATTCGGGGTTCAGCTACAGTCGCTCAAGCCGTTACACTAATGAAACAGAAAGGACTACGAACTCTCATTGTTGAACGTCGCCATGAACAAGATGCTTATGGCATTGTGACTGAGACGGATATTGTTTATAAAGTAACCGCTTATGGAGAAGACCCCAAAAAAGTCCGGGTTTATGAAATTATGAGTAAACCCTGTATCGTGATTAATCCGGACTTGAGTGTAGAATATGTGGCGCGGTTGTTTGCTAATACAGGCATTCGTTTTGCGCCTGTGATCAAAGATAGCTTGCTTGGGGTGATCTCGGTCAACGATATTTTACATAAAAGTAATTTTGTCGAACAACCTAAATCTCTCGAACTTGAAGACGAAATTGAAAAAGCTAGAGCCAATGCTCGCGCTGTATGTGCCGAAAAAGGAGCCTCTTCTTCTGAATGTGCGGCGGCTTGGGATGTGGTTGAAGAACTACAAGCTGAACTGGCTCATCAACGCGCTAAAAAGCCCCAAAAAACTTATTTTGAGGAATACTGTCAAGAAAATCCTGAAGCGCTAGAAGCTCGGATCTATGACAATTAA